The genomic segment TGTGATGTGGCCGTTGTCAGTGATACCAGCCAATACGGACCGAATCAGCCCGCAATTACTTACGGACTTCGCGGAATCGTCGCGGTCGAAATGACGCTGACGGGACCAAAAAAGGACCTGCATTCGGGTGTGTTTGGTGGTGCTGTCGCAAACCCTGCCAGCGGCGTCGCCAGATTGATCGCGGCGTTACACGACGATCAGGGGCGCGTGCAGATTCCCGGCTTCTATGACGACGTGACGCCGCTCACCGATGCCGAACGAAAGCAGTTCGCCGATCTCGGGTTTGACGAAGAGGCCTTCAAGGCTGAATTGGGCGTCACAGAGGTGTTCGGCGAGGTCGGATATTCGACAACCGAACGCCGTTGGGCTCGACCAACGTGTGAAGTGAACGGACTGTTCAGCGGCTATACCGGCGTCGGTCCAAAAACGATCGTTCCTTCGAAGGCGACCGTGAAGATCACCTGCCGCCTGGTGCCTTCCCAAGATCCCCACAAGATCGTGCAATCGTTGGAAACGTTTCTCAAATCGAAATGCCCCTCGTCGCTCACGTTTGAATTCACTAGCTATCACGGTTGCCCCGCCTTCGTGCTCGATCCCACTAGTCCCTACATCGAAGCCGCCTCGCAGGCGATTCGTGAGGCGTGGGGAGTTGACACCGTGCGGCTGATCCGCGAAGGAGGATCGATCCCAGTCGTTCAGACCTTCAAGGATGTGCTGGGGCTGGACACCTTGCTGCTGGGCTGGGGCCAGAATACTGACAATCTCCATAGTCCGAACGAACACTTCTCCGTCACCGATTTTCATCGGGGGATCAGCGCCAGTGCCGGGTTGTGGCAAAAACTGGCTGAAATGCCAAAGTAATGAGATTCGAGTGCGAGATCCCGCTCGCCGATGGCGTCGTTGCGTGACGCAGATAACCATAAATCGAATGAAAGTCTGAATGTGAGCCAGCCACAATTGCCGACCAACGATCCACAGTTTCCCGGTGGAACCGTTCAACTGTCCGGACGCAAGCTGGTCATTTCCCTGCTCATTATGGGGATTGCGACGACATCCCTGATGTTCGTGTATTGGGAGCAGCACACACGACCATTTCGATCATTGCGCGAAGCGATCGGGCGTGAATTTAAACATTCCCGTCCGAACGTCGAAGGAGGTCGTCAAAAAGGACGAGGTCCCTGGACCTTACGGATTTCGATGAAAGTCGATTTCCCGCCTACAGAGGATACGGGTCGGGCTCAGGAAATTGCGAATCGAATTCTGCAGCTCACAAGTCAAATTCAGCGCGACAACCAGTATGAGAACATTGAGCTGAATTTGATTCAGTTTATCCCTCAGGAAGTGGCCAAGACGAAGACGATCACTTGGACGGCTGAGGAACTGAAAGCGGAACAATAGCGTGCCTCTCGTTCTGAATAGGATTGCCTGTCCAATTTCGAGCTATGCGCGAACCGAGGCTGCCTTCACGGCGCGTGTGGGCAGGACGGGGTCGTCATAGCCCTTCAGGCGATAGATGCTCGCTTTCTCGACTTCGGTACGGACGAAGCTGTCGTCGAGGCTGAAGGTGCTTTCGGCACCTCCCAAGAACAGGTATCCGTCGCACCGCAATTTGTTGCGGACCTTTCCCAAAATGTCTTTCTTGGTTTGGACATCAAAATAGATCAGCACATTGCGGATGAAGACGATATCCATCGTATTGATCGCAGGCCATGCATCGATCAAGTTGAGTTGACGGAACTCAACCTTGTTTCGAACGCGTTCGCACAACTCCCACTGCATGCCATTACGCTGAAAGTATTTCACGACCAATGGGCTAGGAAGGCCTCGATTCACTTCAATCTGATTGAATCGTCCCGACCGAGCTCGTTCCAGAACCTGCGTGGAAAGGTCGGTCGCCAGAATCTTCACGTCCCACGCGGCAAGTTGCGGAAAATTTTCTTCGATCAGCATCGCGATCGTATATGGTTCCTGGCCAGTGGAACACGCAGCGCACCAGATTCGTAGTTGACGGCTGAGAGAACGTCGGGCAATCAGCTCTGGCAAGATCACCTTCTTCAGCGCCTCGAATGGTTGCAGATCGCGAAAAAAAGAGGTTTCGTTCGTGGTCATCGCTTCGATGACTTTGCCGTGAAGCGTTCCGTATCCGGTTGTCCGCATTTTGGCAACGAGATCGGCGATTGTGCCGAGACCTTCGGTACGGGCCAACGGTTGCAATCGAGACTCGATCAGATAGCTCTTTTCCAAGTCGAGCACGATTGCAGCGCGTTGGTGGCAGAGATCGCGAATGTATTCGAAGTCAGCCGTTTCCAAAGCACACCCCAACGATCGATCGTCTTGAAATAATTGTGACCCTTCGATATCCGGGTCCGATGAAATGTCACGTTATTTATCGTAGGTTCCTCGAAGGACCTGTACTGCGTTCATCCGACCTCGGTTTGAATGTCCCGCAAATGTGCGAGGGCGGTGTTTGTCCGGTTCGTGAGGGAAAGTCACCTTGATGGGGCATCGCGCCAACAAATGGATCGAATTGGTCTTTGTCGTGCGCTAAATGAATTCCGCAGACACCGCAGCGAGTCGCTCTTTGACCATACTGACAATCTTGTTGGTACTCTCTTCGCGTAGCCCCAGTCGTTTTAGATCTTTCGTGAGATCAAGCTGTTCTACTGCGACCTGTTCGTCGTTAGTGTGTTCGCCAGGTGTGATTACACGATGCGCCACAGCATTTGCGAAATGCGTGACGTGGACAAGATCGTTGTCGCAGGATTCTGGCGTATGGTGAAAGCCGATTCCCAGGACGAGCGGCTCGGGTAACCCCCAGTGTTGAGCGATCAACGCGCCAACTTCAGCGTGTTGCAGCGAAAGGATCTCGGCCTCGGCTGCAAAAGCGGACTGCTTTCCGTCGATCTGGGCCCTTGCCAGAAACTCCAGTGTTTCATCGTTCAAAAAATTGCCCAGGACCACTTTTCCGATATCGTGAAGCAGGGCCGCGGTGAACGCGAGTGATGAAATCCGTTTCCGAGTGAACGATCGCAAAATGTCCGCCGTCATCGCGGCAGCGAGCGAGTGCGACCAGAAAGTACGGCCTGACAAATGATATCCCGGAATGACGCTCGCGATGTTGGGTTGAATGCATGAACCGATCGCGAGTCCCAGGACGGCGCCACTTCCCAAGCGAATCACGGCGTCTTTGACTTCACCGATCGTTCGGCTTGAGGAACTGTAGACGGAATTCGCAACGCGTAGCAATTTTAATGTTAATGCGGGGTCGCATTCGATCACCTGCACGACGTCGGAAAGATCGACGTTGTCGTTGGCCACAATGCTCGCCAGCCGAACCGTCGATTGAGGAAGCGCGGGCAACCCATAAGCGCTCCGTATGACCGCGTCCTGATCGAGTTGCAATTGACTCACGAGCATACGTCGACCTCCAGGTGGTGGGATATCTGTCGATGCTTCTGCACCCGATTGTGAATTTCGATTGCGATCTGATGCAACGGAAGCACGCAGTCGGCCAGTCCAGCTTTTGCGACGAACCCTGGCATTCCCCAGACCACGCTGGATTTCTCGTCTTGTGCAATGATTTGTCCGCCGACCTCCCGAATGAACTGGCAACCGCGCAGACCATCCTGGCCCATGCCCGTCAGAATGACTCCCAGTACACCCGCTCCATAGGCTTCGACCACAGAACGAAATAAAACGTCAACAGAAGGGCGGCAGGAATTCTCAGGAGGAAGCTGATTCAGATACATTACAACTTCGGTGGATTGACGCTTCACGGCCATATGAAAATCACCTGGGGCGATATAGGCCGTTCCGCGCTCAAGCGAAACCCCGTTCGTTCCATGGACCACACGAATTTGCGACATCTTGTTCAACCGCTCGGACAACGCCTCGGTGAAGTTTGCCGGCATGTGCTGGACAATCAGAATCGGCACGGGAAAGTACTTTGGGATCGCGGGCAAAATCTCGCATAGCGCATTCGGACCGCCTGTCGAAACACCCATCGCGACGACGTCGATTCGACCCTCCGAAGAATTTGCCGTTGGAACAGCCAAATGTATTCGAGAAGCTGATTTCTGTTGAAGGCCCTTTTCGGGATTTCTCACGGACGAGTTTGATGGCGACTTAAATCTAGGGCAGAGTGCTTTGATCTTCGGAATCAATTGATCTCTGAGCGTGCGTTGAACTTCGGCCGGGCTGAATTCACCGACCGGTTTGGCGACATAGTCGCTGGCGCCCCGTGCGAACGCATCGAGTGTCAACGACGCTCCGCGCTGTGTCCACGCGCTAAACATGATTACCGGAAGTCGGGCATAGAGCTTTCGGATTTCGGTCAAGGTTTCAAGCCCATTCCAGCCGGGCATCTCTACATCCAGGATCACGACGTCGGGACAGACTTGCGCGATCTTGGCGATCCCGATTTTGCCATTCGCCGCAACGCCTGCGACCTCAATAGCCGAGTCTGCTGAAAGGACCTCTGTGATCGATTTTCGAGCCACAACGGAATCATCAACAATGAGTACACGGATCTTGATCATTGACGATATGCTCAGTCTCAGTGTCACACAAAACCTCTGCAAGAATGATCGATTCTTCAGCGGCCCAATCTGTCAAAAATTCATCGGTGAATGTGAGAAACGCACACTTACTTCGCGCGTCGTATTAAAGAGTGTCCAATGGCGATTATTCGTCCAATGCGCACAGACTCGCAAAGGTGATTCCAGCGACAATTCCCCCCCCCAATGTTTCACGCTGCATTTGTGAAGAGTGTTTCCAGCGTGTCGATCCATCCAGCAGGACGCATGAGCTTTTTGGCTCGTGTTGGCGTTTTTAAAGCGGGACTGATGCCTGTCGCTGTCGTCGGTGATGCTTGCCCTCACCGGTGTTGCTGCAGCCGATGTCAGTCACCGCAGTCATCTTCGATAGTGATCGTACTATCGATCAATAAGTCTAACGGCCGCACGGTGTGGGGTGGGTGCCTCAGGTGCATTCGGACGAGTGTCAGAATGCACCTGAGGTTCCGACGCGCAAGACGTCGGTCAATGTGGTCGGTGATTGGCGCGAGTCGCCATCTCGATGCCGGATTGTTTCGCTCGTCTTTGCTCAAATAAGATGACCGACCGCAGTGCTGCTCACTGCGGTCGGTCATCTGTGAATCGCTTCGCAAATTATTTTGACACCGGAGTGTTGTTTGTTCGCTTGGCGGTTTCAGTGCGTGCACTGTTGTATTCAGAAACAAGATGCTGCAGTTCAGCCGCCATGCGAGCGAGCTCTTGCGAGGCGCATTGGCTGTTGAGTGCACCTTCATTTGTTGTCTTGGCGGCCTGTGCGACGGACGTAATATTCTGAGCGATTTCTGTCGTGCCTCGTGACGCCTCGACCACGCTACGGCTGATCTCGTTCGTCGTCGCCGTCTGTTCTTCAACAGCGCTGGCGATCGTGCTTGAGATGTCGTTGATCTGATGGATGACGGCGCTGATCTCGTCGATGGCGGTGATTGCGCCGCGAGTGTCGTTCTGGATCGCCTCAATCTTGTGGCTGATATCTTCAGTCGCCTTGGCTGTCTCTTTCGCGAGTTCTTTCACTTCGTTCGCGACAACGGCGAATCCCTTGCCTGCCTCGCCAGCACGCGCGGCTTCGATCGTTGCATTCAGTGCCAAGAGGTTCGTTTGCTGCGCGATGGACGTAATGACCTTAATGACATTCCCGATTTCCGTACTCGATTCACCCAGTTTCGCGATCGTGGCATTGGTCGCTTCGGCTACTTTCACGGCGGATGTTGCGACGCGGGCCGCATCCGTTGCATTCTTGGCGATCTCTTTAATGCTCGCGCTCATTTGTTCGATGCCGGTTGCCACGGTTTCGGTGTTTCGACTCACCTGTTCGGAAGCCGCCGAGACGGCCTCTGTTTGGGCTGATGTCTCTTCAGCATTCACACTCATTTGCGAACTGACGGCGGAGAGCTGTTCCGACGCGGCGGCCATCGCTGACGAATTTTCGGCCACGACCCGAAGCACCGATTCCATCTTGGTTGTCATTTCCTTATCGCGTGCATCTCGAGCAATCGATTCGGTCACGATTTTCCAAACGACTGACGCACCCAAATAATTCTTCTTGGTGTCGAACACTGCGTTGACCATGAGATCAATCGTTTCGTCGCCGAAAGCAATCTCGGTGTGTCGAGGCAGATTTCTGGGATCACCGAGGACTTGTCGCTGATGAGTCGGATTCTTGTGAAAGACATCAATACTCTGGCCAATCAATTTCTCTGCTGGCACCGGCAGCATCCGCTGGAGCAACTTGAGCGTGGATAAGGCGGACGGGTTCATGTACTGAATTCGATTTTCGGTATCTGCAAACATGATGTTGATTGGGACATCTTCGACAATACCCGCATACAGAGCGTTGGCCTGCCGAAGCCTGACGGCCTCTGTAATGTCATGTGCATATTCAATGACCTTCGCGGGCTGACCATTCGTATCTGTAACAGGATTGAACGAAGCCTGAATCCAGATTTCTTTTCCATCCTTGCCGAGGCATTTATATTCGCCGGTCTGATACTGGCCATCTCGGAGATCCCGCCAGAACTGCTTTGCTTCGGCGCTGGACCGCTTGATTGGTTCAAGGAAGATGTCGTGATGCTGGCCGACGATGTCGCTCAGCGCATAGCCCGTTGCGTCAAGGAAAGTCTGGTTGGCGGAAATAATCGTGCCGTCCAGCTTGTATTCGACGGCACCCTGAATTCGGCGAATCGCGGCGATTTCACTGGCGGCGTCGAGATTCTTCTCCGATGCTTTCAGCGACTGGATCATTTCGTTTACCGCGCGAGCAAGGCGCGCGAATTCGTCGTTTCCACTTTCGTCGAGGTGCTGGGTGAGGTCCCCTTTCGCGATAGCGCTGACAACTTTTAGTGTCGAATTCATCTGTTGAATGATGCCGCGGCCGATGGCATATGCAAAAGCACATGAAAAGACGATCACGGTAAATCGCAAGAACGTCAGGATTGAAGAACGAGTGGCGATCGCAGTCGAGGTCGTCTTCTCGTTCGCACTGGCGCTTTCGGTGGTCAGCTTCGACAATTTGTCGATCGACGCACGATGCTCAGTATAGGTTTGCGCAAGTGGACCTTCGAGAAGTTCCGATGCCAGTGTGGTGTTTCCTGCAATGATGGCAGGGATAAACATTTCTTCGAATGTTCGGAAGAAGGCGTCCGCAGGGGGACGCGATCTATTGACCAGTTCATCGCGGATGTCCCCTTTGAGAAGGGCATTATCCCAAAATTCGATACCCTGGTTGTATTCGACCCTCAGTTGTTTGTACTTCTCAATCAATGCTTCAAGGGCTTGGGGCGGCTTCGCAATCAGCATGCGATGTGCCACGAGATTCGCTTCAATGATGTAGAGCGGGGGTGGCAGGATATCCGCGATCAGGTTCTTGTCCTGAACAATTCTCGCATACAATGGGCCATTCACCTTTGTGTAGTTGAGAATCGATGATGAGAAAACCCCAAAGCCAATCAGGCAGCCGACGAACATCGTGACGAGAACGATGAGCTTGGTGCGGATTGAAAGATTTCGAAGGATCGACACAGCAGTTTTCTCCCGAGCGGGCACGTAGTGATACGAGGTGGTATCCGCTGATATCGGAAGAATGGCATGGGCGCTCGATGCCAAAATCTCGGGCGACGCCCTACAGACTCACTTCTGCATCGAATAGAAAACTGCCGAAATCCATTTGAATCGGAGTTCGGACTACGGTTGTCACCACCGGATTCACGATCAGAAATGCCGATAGACGCGTGCGAAATCAGTGCAGGGATTTACACAGTCACGACAAGAAAGTCCT from the Schlesneria paludicola DSM 18645 genome contains:
- a CDS encoding dipeptidase; protein product: MNDTVAQYLTQHADRFVDELKEFLRIPTVSADPACKPHMLRGAEFVYRQFSRLGFNAEIVPTAGHPIVYAEWLKAPGAPTVLVYGHYDVQPADPLDLWTTPPFEPTLRDGCLYARGATDDKGQVFTHIKSAEAWLNAVGALPVNLKYVIEGEEEVGSRNLEDFLEARKKSFACDVAVVSDTSQYGPNQPAITYGLRGIVAVEMTLTGPKKDLHSGVFGGAVANPASGVARLIAALHDDQGRVQIPGFYDDVTPLTDAERKQFADLGFDEEAFKAELGVTEVFGEVGYSTTERRWARPTCEVNGLFSGYTGVGPKTIVPSKATVKITCRLVPSQDPHKIVQSLETFLKSKCPSSLTFEFTSYHGCPAFVLDPTSPYIEAASQAIREAWGVDTVRLIREGGSIPVVQTFKDVLGLDTLLLGWGQNTDNLHSPNEHFSVTDFHRGISASAGLWQKLAEMPK
- a CDS encoding CheR family methyltransferase, encoding METADFEYIRDLCHQRAAIVLDLEKSYLIESRLQPLARTEGLGTIADLVAKMRTTGYGTLHGKVIEAMTTNETSFFRDLQPFEALKKVILPELIARRSLSRQLRIWCAACSTGQEPYTIAMLIEENFPQLAAWDVKILATDLSTQVLERARSGRFNQIEVNRGLPSPLVVKYFQRNGMQWELCERVRNKVEFRQLNLIDAWPAINTMDIVFIRNVLIYFDVQTKKDILGKVRNKLRCDGYLFLGGAESTFSLDDSFVRTEVEKASIYRLKGYDDPVLPTRAVKAASVRA
- a CDS encoding HDOD domain-containing protein produces the protein MLVSQLQLDQDAVIRSAYGLPALPQSTVRLASIVANDNVDLSDVVQVIECDPALTLKLLRVANSVYSSSSRTIGEVKDAVIRLGSGAVLGLAIGSCIQPNIASVIPGYHLSGRTFWSHSLAAAMTADILRSFTRKRISSLAFTAALLHDIGKVVLGNFLNDETLEFLARAQIDGKQSAFAAEAEILSLQHAEVGALIAQHWGLPEPLVLGIGFHHTPESCDNDLVHVTHFANAVAHRVITPGEHTNDEQVAVEQLDLTKDLKRLGLREESTNKIVSMVKERLAAVSAEFI
- a CDS encoding protein-glutamate methylesterase/protein-glutamine glutaminase produces the protein MIKIRVLIVDDSVVARKSITEVLSADSAIEVAGVAANGKIGIAKIAQVCPDVVILDVEMPGWNGLETLTEIRKLYARLPVIMFSAWTQRGASLTLDAFARGASDYVAKPVGEFSPAEVQRTLRDQLIPKIKALCPRFKSPSNSSVRNPEKGLQQKSASRIHLAVPTANSSEGRIDVVAMGVSTGGPNALCEILPAIPKYFPVPILIVQHMPANFTEALSERLNKMSQIRVVHGTNGVSLERGTAYIAPGDFHMAVKRQSTEVVMYLNQLPPENSCRPSVDVLFRSVVEAYGAGVLGVILTGMGQDGLRGCQFIREVGGQIIAQDEKSSVVWGMPGFVAKAGLADCVLPLHQIAIEIHNRVQKHRQISHHLEVDVCS
- a CDS encoding methyl-accepting chemotaxis protein, translated to MSILRNLSIRTKLIVLVTMFVGCLIGFGVFSSSILNYTKVNGPLYARIVQDKNLIADILPPPLYIIEANLVAHRMLIAKPPQALEALIEKYKQLRVEYNQGIEFWDNALLKGDIRDELVNRSRPPADAFFRTFEEMFIPAIIAGNTTLASELLEGPLAQTYTEHRASIDKLSKLTTESASANEKTTSTAIATRSSILTFLRFTVIVFSCAFAYAIGRGIIQQMNSTLKVVSAIAKGDLTQHLDESGNDEFARLARAVNEMIQSLKASEKNLDAASEIAAIRRIQGAVEYKLDGTIISANQTFLDATGYALSDIVGQHHDIFLEPIKRSSAEAKQFWRDLRDGQYQTGEYKCLGKDGKEIWIQASFNPVTDTNGQPAKVIEYAHDITEAVRLRQANALYAGIVEDVPINIMFADTENRIQYMNPSALSTLKLLQRMLPVPAEKLIGQSIDVFHKNPTHQRQVLGDPRNLPRHTEIAFGDETIDLMVNAVFDTKKNYLGASVVWKIVTESIARDARDKEMTTKMESVLRVVAENSSAMAAASEQLSAVSSQMSVNAEETSAQTEAVSAASEQVSRNTETVATGIEQMSASIKEIAKNATDAARVATSAVKVAEATNATIAKLGESSTEIGNVIKVITSIAQQTNLLALNATIEAARAGEAGKGFAVVANEVKELAKETAKATEDISHKIEAIQNDTRGAITAIDEISAVIHQINDISSTIASAVEEQTATTNEISRSVVEASRGTTEIAQNITSVAQAAKTTNEGALNSQCASQELARMAAELQHLVSEYNSARTETAKRTNNTPVSK